A single region of the Vicia villosa cultivar HV-30 ecotype Madison, WI linkage group LG4, Vvil1.0, whole genome shotgun sequence genome encodes:
- the LOC131597532 gene encoding uncharacterized protein LOC131597532, translating into MAPPLKTGSRNISYTFPNPNLDSLECLAKKITPDESTKIREKYGYILSLLKMPFTKYEQEGVHTLLQFYNPSLRCFTFPDYLLVPTLEEYSLFLGIPIKKGEVPYYGTMEAPTSIEISKALYLSKSVVDANLSKKGGCHGFRMEFLVKRGCDAAEAKEWDTFRAILALSIYGIMMFSNVPDFVDRSAIHIFILQNPVPTLLGGVYHSIHHKNSQKRGLVRCCAPLLYRWFKSHLPEHGAFVDSRHTSKWAERIMGLRAKDIVWYNRSLDNMEVVMSFGKFNNVPLMGIRGGINYNPVFARRTYGYAFINPPEQTEIAENIFYHAATNIGQMAEAVQAWKSICWRDKKHFGQRDNATFGDYTEWVKTVANTQGMPFPPKDPLYPPAELEELYARGSTSQKRPRMTVNSKTTETQEKKIKEHYEAQLVELTKKLQIQTENANLEKSRRKKADKLLLDRQNTIEKCYEEIRKLKGQIREKDQSNAQVQEEARYWEVKNRHMETMHFRKDLLIQEIIKRPTRVETNKLFEEMKTWSDKNIGESPLRHVDMEDPA; encoded by the exons aTGGCTCCACCATTGAAGACTGGTAGTCGCAACATTTCCTATACGTTTCCAAATCCGAATCTGGATTCTCTTGAGTGTTTAGCAAAAAAGATCACTCCAGATGAATCAACCAAGATCCGTGAGAAATATGGGTATATTCTGAGTcttctcaagatgccgttcaccaaGTACGAGCAAGAGGGAGTTCATACCTTGCTTCAGTTCTATAATCCTTCCCTCCGTTGCTTCACGTTCCCCGACTATCTTTTGGTTCCCACATTGGAGGAATATTCTCTTTTCCTCGGTATTCCGATCAAGAAGGGAGAAGTTCCGTACTATGGCACCATGGAGGCTCCCACTTCCATTGAAATCTccaaggctctttatttgagcaagtcggtTGTCGATGCAAATCTCTCCAAGAAAGGAGGTTGTCATGGTTTTCGCATGGAGTTTCTGGTTAAAAGAGGGTGTGATGCTGCTGAAGCAAAAGAATGGGACACTTTTAGGGCTATCTTGGCCCTGAGTATCTATGGTATCATGATGTTTTCAAACGTGCCTGACTTTGTGGATAGGAGTGCCATTCACATATTCATTCTGCAGAATCCTGTTCCTACACTTCTGGGGGGTGTTTATCACTCCATTCATCACAAGAATAGTCAGAAGAGAGGTTTGGTCAGATGTTGTGCTCCGTTGCTATACCGTTGGTTCAAATCACATTTGCCTGAGCATGGAGCTTTCGTTGATAGTAGGCACACATCTAAATGGGCTGAAAGGATTATGGGGCTTAGGGCCAAGGACATTGTCTGGTATAATAGATCTTTGGATAACATGGAAGTTGTTATGAGTTTTGGAAAGTTCAACAATGTACCTCTCATGGGTATCAGAGGTGGGATCAATTATAATCCCGTCTTTGCTAGGAGAACTTATGGATATGCTTTTATCAATCCTCCTGAGCAAACTGAGATTGCTGAGAACATTTTCTATCATGCGGCCACCAACATCGGACAAATGGCAGAAGCTGTGCAAGCCTGgaagagtatttgttggagagataAGAAGCATTTTGGACAGAGAGATAATGCAACTTTTGGAGACTATACTGAGTGGGTCAAGACTGTGGCCAATACCCAAGGGATGCCTTTCCCTCCTAAGGACCCTTTGTACCCTCCTGCTG agcttgaagaattATATGCTAGAGGGAGCACTtctcagaagaggccaagaatgaCTGTGAATTCTAAAACTACTGAAACCCAAGAGAAGAAGATAAAGGAACATTACGAGGCTCAGTTGGTAGAATTGACTAAAAAGCTCCAGATTCAGACTGAAAACGCCAATTTAGAGAAATCTCGTCGCAAGAAAGCAGACAAACTCTTGCTGGATCGTCAGAATACCATAGAGAAGTGTTATGAAGAGATTCGAAAGCTGAAGGGCCAGATAAGAGAAAAGGACCAGagtaatgcccaagttcaagaggAAGCTAGGTATTGGGAGGTGAAGAATCGTCACATGGAAACAATGCACTTCAGAAAAGACTTGCTGATTCAAGAGATCATTAAGAGACCCACCCGTGTTGAGACCAATAagctctttgaagaaatgaagacttgGAGTGATAAGAACATTGGGGAGAGCCCCCTCCGTCATGTGGATATGGAGGACCCTGCTTAA
- the LOC131597534 gene encoding uncharacterized protein LOC131597534 produces the protein MGKIQLGASSNTPSGKKQAEGYARRKEGNADAIYGRTGSGRSNSQVNAVMIPVPQQQHQQGHHSNNNRYPPRTRPHRKIDPIPMTYAQVLQHLLKIEKITLRDAPNAPDTQSPNYNANARCAFHSGAAGHDTERCIALKNKVQDLLDQKIIQFTPTPNIFNNPMPAHGGSGVNAIESEEINVVSDVGCLTFPLVSVKQHLVNSGIFPGCGIDCKNCKSQPEGCADLKSMVQKLIDEGPLQFYRRLRGAKSNEGEVSVISIPYDPVAPICIQVPIQIPVSIPYEEQPTALMITVPGPIPYESEKAVPWHYGSDVYYYGTKEEGVSSKQKFVEASVANTDNFAGTGRITRSGRVFSPQPVQSNADSVAKTKGKQVVTDVHNSPVQNGAPDNVMSSKDVEELLRIIRKSDYKVVEQLATNTSFFRHQRSTEQLHHLRQSVAENAPNKAHDNAGSFLKWIVSSKRIEVDLDS, from the exons ATGGGGAAAATCCAGCTGGGAGCTTCTTCTAATACTCCTAGTGGTAAAAAACAAGCTGAGGGTTATGCCAGAAGAAAGGAAGGAAATGCAGATGCCATATATGGAAGAACGGGTTCAGGGAGAAGTAATTCACAGGTTAATGCTGTCATGATTCCAGTACcgcaacaacaacatcagcagGGACATCATTCCAATAATAACCGCTATCCTCCAAGGACCAGGCCTCACAGAAAGATTGatccgattcctatgacctatgctCAAGTGCTAcaacatttgctcaagattgagaagattactttgagagatgctccAAATGCTCCGGACACACAATCTCCGAATTACAATGCGAATGCACGATGTGCTTTCCACTCAGGTGCTGCTGGCCATGATACAGAGAGGTGCATCGCATTGAAGAACAAGGTCCAGGACTTGTTGGATCAAAAGATAATTCAGTTTACTCCTACACCCAATATTTTCAATAATCCGATGCCTGCTCACGGAGGTTCGGGTGTGAATGCCATTGAGAGTGAAGAGATAAATGTTGTATCTGACGTGGGCTGTTTGACCTTCCCTCTTGTGTCTGTGAAGCAACATCTGGTCAATAGTGGCATCTTCCCGGGCTGTGGTATTGATTGTAAGAATTGCAAGAGTCAACCTGAAGGTTGTGCTGATTTAAAAAGTATGGTACAAAAGCTGATTGATGAGGGTCCTCTTCAGTTCTATCGAAGGTTGAGAGGTGCGAAGAGTAATGAGGGTGAAGTGTCTGTGATCTCAATTCCGTATGATCCGGTTGCTCCAATATGTATCCAAGTGCCTATTCAGATACCTGTCAGTATCCCGTATGAGGAACAACCAACGGCGTTAATGATTACCGTGCCAGGGCCTATTCCATATGAGAGTGAGAAGGCCGTCCCTTGGCATTATGGTTCGGACGTATATTACTATGGCACTAAGGAGGAGGGCGTGTCATCTAAACAGAAGTTTGTGGAAGCCTCAGTTGCAAACACTGATAATTTTGCCGGTACTGGTAGAATTACTCGCAGTGGTAGGGTGTTCTCCCCTCAGCCTGTTCAAAGCAATGCAGATTCAGTGGCTAAGACCAAAGGGAAACAAGTAGTGACTGATGTCCATAATTCTCCAGTTCAGAATGGGGCACCTGACAATGTTAtgtcttccaaggatgtggaagaattgttgagaatcatcaggaagTCTGATTATAAAGtggttgagcagttgg CAACAAACACGAGCTTCTTTCGCCATCAACGCAGCACTGAACAACTTCATCATCTCCGCCAATCGGTTGCTGAGAACGCTCCAAACAAAGCTCACGACAATGCCGGTAGTTTCTTGAAGTGGATCGTATCATCTAAGCGCATAGAAGTAGATTTGGATTCGTGA
- the LOC131597535 gene encoding uncharacterized protein LOC131597535 → MDTPIDTVKEAKRHTHTYSFFREPLTALEGLSSLMTAFCLKNFTDNYGNILTLLETVVDTPALQTLMQFYDPEMRCFTFQDYQLAPTLEEYSIILNLKVKDEVPFIDVPKEVNFKSIAAALYLSIKEVSDNWKSNGGVSGFSLKFLVRKAKEEFEKKNWNAYNALLAVAIYGIVMFPSVPNFVDSAAIHIFMGKNPIPTLLADTYYTVHSRYEKSGGAITCCLQLLFIWFLSLLPSKGPFVKTRDTLKWTHRIMSLTFYDIQWQRYRINVSEVIVGYGEFDNVPLISTRGCISYNPVVSLRQLGYTLKDKPTDHLISETVYFEKGSDPEKLKRIIVAWKKIRRHYGAHLGKKESLALTPYFKWIENRVGSLLLPYDRVAPLQKQPPLILSEFVPTELYKNALATNYRLHEREQETNLKFFEEREAKMRLMHQLKQVEGASSSQASVQRCPYELLKEECIQLQRSESSLKRQKRDFDKQLVEEKAKTARLEEELRRLRAQRRGDGGAHSVIRRS, encoded by the coding sequence ATGGACACTCCCATTGATACTGTCAAGGAAGCAAAGAGACATACGCACACCTACAGCTTCTTCCGAGAGCCGTTGACCGCATTAGAGGGTTTGAGTTCGTTAATGACCGCTTTCTGCTTGAAGAACTTCACGGACAATTATGGGAATATTTTGACTTTGTTGGAAACCGTGGTTGATACACCTGCTTTGCAAACTTTGATGCAATTCTATGATCCTGAAATGAGGTGTTTTACGTTCCAGGATTACCAGTTGGCCCCGACATTGGAAGAGTATTCTATCATTCTTAATCTCAAGGTAAAAGATGAAGTGCCATTCATCGACGTTCCTAAAGAAGTGAATTTCAAGTCGATCGctgctgctctttatttgagcataaaagAAGTATCTGATAATTGGAAGTCGAATGGAGGTGTCTCGGGGTTCTCTTTGAAGTTCTTGGTGAGAAAAGCTAAAGAGGAATTTGAGAAAAAGAATTGGAATGCGTATAATGCATTGCTTGCTGTGGCCATTTATGGGATTGTGATGTTCCCAAGTGTTCCTAATTTTGTAGACTCGGCCGCGATACACATCTTCATGGGAAAGAATCCTATTCCCACATTGTTGGCCGATACTTATTATACCGTTCATTCCCGATATGAGAAAAGTGGTGGTGCTATCACTTGTTGCCTTCAGTTGTTGTTCATCTGGTTCCTCTCTTTGTTGCCCAGCAAAGGCCCTTTTGTGAAGACAAGGGATACACTCAAGTGGACACACAGGATTATGTCACTTACTTTTTACGATATTCAGTGGCAAAGATACCGAATTAATGTTTCCGAGGTGATAGTCGGGTATGGGGAGTTCGACAATGTTCCTTTGATCAGTACTAGAGGTTGCATCAGTTATAATCCCGTGGTATCCTTGCGCCAGTTGGGGTATACTTTGAAGGACAAGCCGACGGATCATTTGATATCGGAGACGGTCTATTTTGAGAAGGGGTCGGACCCAGAAAAGTTGAAGAGGATAATTGTGGCTTGGAAGAAGATCCGTAGGCATTATGGAGCTCATTTAGGGAAGAAAGAATCACTTGCTCTGACACCGTATTTTAAGTGGATTGAAAATCGAGTCGGAAGTTTGTTGCTGCCATATGACAGAGTTGCACCacttcaaaagcaacctcctttgaTTTTATCTGAATTTGTGCCGACAGAACTTTACAAGAATGCTTTGGCTACCAATTACAGGTTGCACGAAAGAGAGCAAGAGACTAACTTGAAGttctttgaagagagagaggcaAAGATGAGGTTAATGCACCAGCTCAAGCAAGTCGAAGGTGCAAGTTCAAGTCAGGCAAGTGTCCAGAGGTGTCCCTATGAGTTGTTAAAGGAAGAGTGTATCCAATTACAAAGATCAGAGAGTAGTCTCAAGAGGCAGAAGCGGGATTTCGATAAACAGCTAGTGGAAGAGAAAGCTAAGACCGCTCGACTTGAAGAAGAACTAAGAAGACTCCGAGCCCAACGGAGGGGAGATGGTGGAGCTCATTCTGTTATCAGACGATCCTAG